Proteins from a genomic interval of Acetobacterium woodii DSM 1030:
- a CDS encoding sensor domain-containing diguanylate cyclase/phosphohydrolase has protein sequence MKVSPVNIAIIVLVLFLLGLIMFFTIKKGRKIKKEREIRRFNELVQTFIESEEIPVSLKDEELHYIFVNLAMEEFYGISSEELIGRDDFEILEEKLAMKERKTDKKVLETKTFVTDEMLWRGKIFKTTKFPVDLLNGKFGVGAYIRSVSEKNREKYLKTLMSIGDGVMIVDPMGRVEMLNNTAEKMTGWTVLEAMGRHYSQVFVLEDDKESGIVPDPIEEAFKDNTMKELESHVVLVSRDEKRYHLEESVAPISDDEGNIDGAIIIFRDVTEKKERRAAIEYNSFHDTLTGLYNRRFFEEELIRLDTERNLPLSVIIGDVDGLKLTNDIFGHEAGDELIKKVSEIFKKVCRADDIIARWGGDEFAILLPQTEKKDAQQISDRIKNNFSKEKIKSIQGNVSLGVATKYAVEEDIETIISSAENNMYMKKTLDKGKKKEDAFNIILDKLYGEFPAEAEHSRKTSEICKKIARKMNLPEAEINKVSKAAYLHDIGKVALDKEVASKNEYTVDETYKEMKMHPVVGYRILNAFDHTVDLANIVLGHHERWDGTGYPQGLKGKETPKLSRIIAVGERFDDMTTDKDYRKAIDPMAALEEMKRNVGTHYDPEVVEALEKVILEENRYSNKISR, from the coding sequence ATGAAAGTATCACCTGTGAATATCGCAATCATCGTATTGGTTCTTTTTTTATTGGGCCTGATAATGTTTTTCACAATTAAAAAAGGGCGAAAAATAAAAAAAGAACGTGAAATTCGCCGATTTAATGAGTTAGTTCAAACATTTATCGAGTCAGAGGAAATTCCGGTTAGCTTAAAAGATGAAGAATTACATTATATTTTTGTCAATCTTGCCATGGAAGAATTTTACGGAATCAGTTCCGAAGAACTGATTGGACGGGATGATTTTGAAATACTCGAAGAGAAGCTTGCCATGAAGGAAAGAAAAACCGATAAAAAGGTGTTAGAAACAAAAACCTTTGTAACGGATGAAATGTTATGGCGAGGCAAGATTTTCAAAACAACTAAGTTTCCCGTTGATTTACTAAATGGAAAATTTGGAGTGGGAGCATATATCCGGAGTGTATCAGAGAAGAATCGCGAAAAATATTTAAAAACATTGATGTCAATCGGTGACGGAGTGATGATTGTTGATCCAATGGGTCGAGTTGAGATGTTGAATAATACGGCTGAAAAAATGACCGGTTGGACTGTGCTCGAAGCGATGGGAAGACATTATTCACAGGTATTTGTTTTGGAAGATGATAAGGAAAGTGGCATAGTTCCGGACCCCATCGAAGAAGCATTTAAAGATAATACCATGAAAGAATTGGAGAGTCATGTCGTTTTGGTTTCCCGAGATGAAAAGCGGTATCATCTGGAGGAAAGTGTTGCACCGATTAGCGATGATGAAGGAAATATTGATGGTGCAATTATTATTTTTAGAGATGTGACGGAGAAAAAAGAAAGACGGGCAGCAATTGAATACAACAGTTTTCATGACACTCTAACGGGTTTATATAATCGGCGCTTTTTTGAAGAAGAGTTGATTCGTCTGGATACCGAACGAAATCTGCCACTTTCAGTAATTATTGGTGATGTGGACGGCTTAAAACTGACCAATGATATTTTTGGTCATGAAGCTGGCGACGAATTGATTAAAAAAGTTTCGGAAATATTTAAAAAGGTTTGTCGCGCGGATGATATTATTGCGCGATGGGGTGGTGACGAATTTGCCATATTGCTGCCGCAAACTGAAAAAAAGGATGCTCAACAGATTTCCGACCGAATAAAAAACAATTTTAGCAAAGAAAAAATTAAGTCGATTCAAGGGAATGTCTCACTTGGGGTGGCGACTAAATATGCGGTTGAAGAAGATATTGAAACGATTATCAGTAGTGCTGAAAATAACATGTATATGAAAAAAACATTGGACAAAGGGAAGAAAAAGGAAGATGCGTTTAATATTATTTTAGATAAGTTATATGGTGAATTTCCGGCAGAAGCAGAACATTCCCGAAAAACGAGTGAGATATGTAAAAAAATTGCTCGAAAAATGAATTTACCTGAAGCTGAAATCAATAAAGTTTCCAAAGCGGCCTACTTGCATGATATTGGAAAAGTTGCTTTGGATAAAGAGGTCGCCAGCAAAAACGAATATACAGTCGATGAAACCTATAAAGAAATGAAAATGCATCCGGTCGTCGGATATCGGATTCTTAACGCTTTTGATCATACCGTTGATTTGGCTAATATCGTTTTGGGACATCATGAACGTTGGGATGGAACCGGATACCCGCAAGGGTTAAAAGGTAAAGAAACCCCTAAATTATCGCGGATTATTGCAGTCGGCGAGCGCTTTGATGATATGACAACAGATAAAGACTATCGTAAGGCTATTGATCCCATGGCCGCGTTAGAAGAAATGAAACGAAATGTCGGTACCCACTATGATCCGGAGGTGGTCGAGGCGTTGGAAAAGGTAATTTTGGAAGAAAATCGATACAGCAATAAAATAAGTCGATAA
- a CDS encoding response regulator, whose amino-acid sequence MDNKSVILIVEDEMGIANFIAAILKANDYKMIKAVTGKEAISMAASYSPDLILLDLGLPDIDGMDVLKTIRVWSNIPIVVVSARGHEREKVEALDLGADDYITKPFGTAELLARIRTGIRHSPKNRGADTLAMSCLVIGDLTIDYDKRVVTVAEKAIHLTPIEYKIMVLLSKNIGKVLTHDTIIREVWGPYTNEIQALRVNMANIRRKIEENPAEPKYIVTQVGVGYRMVEE is encoded by the coding sequence ATGGATAATAAATCAGTTATTCTAATTGTGGAGGACGAAATGGGGATTGCCAACTTTATTGCGGCGATACTAAAAGCAAATGATTATAAAATGATTAAAGCCGTTACCGGAAAAGAAGCGATCTCAATGGCGGCATCCTATTCCCCGGATCTAATCCTGCTTGATTTGGGATTGCCGGATATCGATGGGATGGATGTGTTAAAAACCATCCGGGTATGGTCAAATATCCCGATAGTTGTGGTATCGGCACGCGGGCATGAACGGGAAAAGGTGGAAGCCCTGGATTTGGGAGCGGATGATTATATTACCAAACCTTTCGGCACGGCCGAGTTACTAGCAAGAATCCGGACGGGAATTCGTCACAGTCCTAAAAATAGGGGAGCGGATACTTTAGCAATGAGTTGTCTGGTTATTGGGGATCTTACCATTGACTATGATAAACGGGTAGTGACCGTGGCTGAAAAAGCGATCCATTTGACGCCCATTGAATATAAGATTATGGTACTGCTTTCAAAAAATATCGGGAAAGTGCTGACTCACGATACGATTATCCGGGAAGTATGGGGTCCCTATACTAACGAGATTCAGGCTTTACGGGTGAATATGGCCAATATTCGCAGAAAAATTGAAGAAAATCCGGCCGAACCCAAATATATAGTAACTCAGGTTGGGGTCGGTTATCGGATGGTGGAAGAATAA
- a CDS encoding sensor histidine kinase — protein sequence MAIFSDTRPNPDDISAGLFIKEQNKKGRLEIFFGYAAGVGKTYAMLDDAQEQIKCGVDVLVGYVEEHTHPETVQLISGLPALPPKIVEYRKIRLKEFDLDAALERKPDLILVDELAHTNAPGTRNKKRYQDIEELLNAGIDVFTTVNVQHLESLNDVVQKITWVDVKETIPDYIFNQADKIRLIDIEPDELLRRFEGGKIYRTERTQKSQDDFFIRENLRLLREIAMRKAANRISTDNQNEPRLSKKMANTKLMVCISASPSSARCIRWTNRTAEAFRAPWTAVYVEAMDSDVMTDAEKDAVRDNLVLAERLGAEIVTLNGHDVATVIAEYAKLSGITNIVIGKSRNKKSLLSYLKASLEEKLIAMLPSIEIHIIPGDPGKNNSALYQQRRLRISGSLFFTWQDGLKTLLIIVIATAISLILQALNISDQNIIMVYILSVLIVSRVTTGYVYGILTSCLTVLVFNYFFTIPYYTLHAIQPGYPITFVIMLLVALITSALTVRIKTQAHLAVEREHRTEVLYEINKKLLASRDLKETIQLINVYMVKIFGRSAIFYHQDPKDLESETFQQSALDSDASFLMSESERAVAHWVFMNKKCAGAGTDTLMGAGAFYMPIVSQSKVLGIIGLSCADGVLNQNNRLFLRMIASQVEMALERHYLSNEQRRMIVEAEKEKMRSNLLRGISHDLRTPLTGILGSSSAILENGQTMDQDTQDTLLFNIREDSQWLIRMVENLLSVTRINEGPMNVTKTPEAVEEIVAEAISRIRKRFVNRKIKVKVPEQLLIVPMDGTLIEQVLINLLENAIKYSPEDSVIEVEVKKNENAAEFEVKDQGKGISDQDFPYLFETAVPDGKRSSDSSRGMGIGLSICNSIVKAHHGEMAAQNRLSGGSIFQFTLPLEEESKNG from the coding sequence TGCCGCCGGAGTGGGGAAAACCTATGCCATGCTCGACGATGCCCAGGAGCAAATAAAGTGTGGGGTGGATGTTCTGGTCGGATATGTAGAAGAACATACACATCCGGAAACTGTCCAATTAATTAGTGGATTACCGGCTTTGCCGCCTAAAATTGTTGAATATCGTAAGATCAGACTAAAGGAATTTGATTTGGACGCTGCTCTCGAACGAAAACCCGATCTGATTTTGGTTGATGAGTTAGCACATACTAATGCTCCGGGAACGCGCAACAAAAAAAGATATCAGGATATCGAAGAACTGTTAAATGCCGGAATTGATGTTTTTACGACGGTCAATGTGCAGCATCTGGAAAGTCTCAATGATGTGGTTCAAAAAATCACTTGGGTTGATGTCAAAGAAACAATACCGGATTACATATTTAATCAGGCTGACAAAATTCGCCTGATTGACATTGAACCGGATGAATTGTTGAGACGATTTGAAGGTGGGAAAATTTACCGAACGGAACGGACCCAAAAATCTCAGGATGATTTTTTTATCCGAGAAAATCTCCGCTTGCTTCGGGAAATCGCGATGCGAAAAGCGGCCAATCGGATTAGTACCGATAATCAGAATGAACCCCGGCTGTCAAAAAAAATGGCCAATACCAAATTGATGGTTTGTATCAGCGCATCACCCTCTTCGGCACGCTGTATTCGCTGGACAAATCGGACGGCTGAAGCGTTTCGGGCACCTTGGACAGCCGTTTATGTTGAAGCTATGGATAGTGATGTGATGACCGATGCAGAAAAAGATGCCGTTCGGGATAATCTGGTTTTGGCAGAGCGACTAGGGGCCGAGATCGTCACCCTCAATGGGCACGATGTGGCGACCGTGATTGCCGAATACGCTAAGCTGTCGGGGATTACCAATATTGTTATCGGAAAAAGCCGGAATAAAAAATCGCTGCTTAGTTATTTAAAAGCAAGTCTTGAAGAAAAACTGATTGCGATGTTGCCCAGCATTGAAATTCATATTATCCCAGGTGACCCTGGAAAAAATAACAGTGCGTTGTATCAGCAGCGGCGATTGAGGATCAGCGGGAGTTTGTTCTTTACTTGGCAGGACGGGTTAAAAACCCTGCTGATTATTGTGATCGCAACAGCTATTTCATTAATTCTTCAGGCACTGAACATTAGTGATCAGAATATCATTATGGTTTATATTCTATCGGTATTGATTGTTTCACGAGTAACGACAGGTTATGTTTATGGTATTCTAACTTCATGTCTGACGGTGCTTGTTTTTAACTATTTTTTTACGATCCCTTATTATACGCTGCATGCAATTCAGCCGGGATACCCCATTACTTTCGTGATTATGTTACTGGTGGCATTAATCACCAGTGCCTTGACGGTGCGGATAAAAACTCAGGCCCATTTGGCAGTAGAACGGGAACACCGTACCGAGGTGCTTTATGAAATCAATAAAAAATTGCTGGCATCACGGGATTTAAAAGAAACGATCCAACTGATCAATGTCTATATGGTCAAGATTTTTGGCCGGTCAGCGATCTTTTACCATCAGGACCCGAAAGATCTTGAATCAGAAACGTTTCAACAATCAGCGTTAGATAGTGATGCTTCTTTTCTGATGTCAGAAAGTGAGCGAGCGGTGGCACACTGGGTATTCATGAATAAAAAGTGTGCCGGTGCCGGAACGGATACCTTGATGGGGGCCGGTGCTTTTTATATGCCCATTGTATCGCAGAGTAAGGTGCTTGGCATAATCGGATTGTCTTGTGCAGATGGCGTTCTTAACCAGAATAATCGCTTGTTTTTAAGAATGATTGCTTCACAGGTCGAGATGGCCTTGGAGCGTCATTATCTTTCCAATGAACAAAGACGGATGATCGTTGAAGCGGAGAAGGAAAAAATGCGAAGTAATCTGCTTAGAGGCATATCTCATGATCTGCGGACACCGCTCACGGGGATTTTAGGGTCAAGCTCGGCGATTTTGGAAAATGGCCAAACGATGGATCAGGATACTCAGGATACCTTGTTATTTAATATCCGAGAGGATTCCCAGTGGCTGATTCGGATGGTCGAAAACTTGTTGTCAGTTACTCGAATTAATGAAGGCCCTATGAATGTCACAAAAACACCGGAAGCAGTTGAAGAAATTGTGGCAGAGGCGATTAGTCGAATCCGTAAACGTTTTGTGAACCGGAAAATTAAAGTCAAGGTGCCGGAGCAGCTCTTAATTGTACCGATGGATGGTACCCTGATTGAGCAGGTGCTGATCAATTTGCTTGAAAATGCGATCAAATACTCACCGGAGGACTCGGTTATTGAGGTTGAGGTGAAAAAAAATGAGAATGCGGCGGAGTTTGAAGTAAAAGATCAGGGCAAAGGGATTAGTGATCAGGATTTTCCGTATCTATTTGAGACCGCTGTTCCAGATGGCAAACGGAGTTCTGATTCGTCTCGGGGGATGGGGATCGGGTTATCTATTTGTAATTCCATTGTCAAGGCACATCATGGAGAAATGGCAGCTCAAAATAGGCTAAGCGGAGGTTCAATTTTCCAGTTTACTTTACCATTGGAGGAGGAAAGCAAAAATGGATAA
- a CDS encoding GGDEF domain-containing protein gives MDINYSKEDERLRGELLEILYQKKIQTVFQPIVCLHDGTVHGYEALSRGPQGSILHTPDMLFKCAQKFNKLWELEFLCRSKAFEAAFKIKNDFRLFLNVNPNIMQDVKFRRGFTKEYLEKFGIDPKRIIFEITESEAINHLDDFIKTIDNYKQQDYRIAIDDAGAGYSGLNLISDIHPNYIKLDMKLVRDIDKDTTKQTLIQCLNEFSEYTETALIAEGIETKAELLTLIEIGVQYGQGFFLQKPNGILNTISRDVVEIIQVKNENKRKLKDNRVLNDRIESICKLDQTIEPELLVCQVHEMFKKDETLSGFCVVEDKHPIGVITRNALYKKISGQYGYILYANKPIRNIMDQDFMNVDCKTTIDVVGKNAMKRDFDKIYDFIIVTRNDHFRGTVTVKDLMEKLIEIEFVYAKHLNPLSELPGNLMIEQQLETALETKDKKNILYFDLDNFKAYNDLYGFENGDRVLKEFAQILKTCIPTEYFIGHIGGDDFVAIVPKKKTEQICQTIIFAFNNAVTKFYNQTDIERGYIITKDRKDIEENYPFLSVSIAGVACDSNKTIFSLAETAAKIKKKCKKKPGSNYLIV, from the coding sequence TTGGATATAAATTACAGCAAAGAAGATGAGCGTTTAAGAGGCGAACTTCTAGAGATTCTCTACCAAAAAAAAATTCAGACTGTTTTTCAGCCGATCGTTTGCTTACATGACGGAACGGTACACGGGTATGAAGCACTGAGTCGAGGGCCGCAGGGTTCGATTCTTCATACGCCGGATATGTTATTTAAATGTGCCCAAAAATTTAATAAACTTTGGGAATTAGAGTTCCTTTGTCGATCAAAAGCCTTTGAAGCGGCTTTCAAAATTAAAAATGACTTTCGTTTATTTTTAAATGTTAATCCTAATATTATGCAGGATGTAAAATTCAGAAGAGGATTCACAAAAGAGTATCTGGAAAAATTCGGAATTGATCCCAAACGGATTATTTTTGAAATTACGGAAAGCGAAGCAATCAATCACCTTGACGATTTTATCAAGACGATTGATAATTATAAACAGCAGGATTATCGGATTGCGATCGATGATGCCGGTGCTGGTTATTCAGGGCTTAATTTAATTTCGGACATCCACCCTAATTATATTAAATTGGATATGAAACTGGTTCGTGATATTGATAAAGACACAACGAAACAAACATTGATTCAATGTCTGAACGAGTTTTCAGAGTATACCGAAACAGCCTTAATTGCCGAAGGGATTGAAACAAAAGCAGAGTTGTTGACCCTTATCGAAATTGGGGTTCAATATGGACAAGGATTTTTTCTTCAAAAACCTAATGGAATTTTAAATACAATCTCAAGGGATGTGGTTGAAATAATACAGGTAAAGAATGAAAATAAACGAAAATTGAAGGACAATCGGGTTCTTAATGATCGGATCGAGTCGATTTGTAAATTGGATCAAACCATTGAACCGGAACTGCTGGTGTGCCAGGTTCACGAAATGTTCAAAAAAGACGAAACCCTTTCCGGATTTTGCGTCGTTGAAGATAAACATCCCATTGGCGTTATTACCCGAAATGCGCTTTATAAAAAAATTAGCGGGCAATATGGCTATATCCTGTATGCCAATAAGCCGATTCGCAATATTATGGATCAGGACTTTATGAATGTTGATTGCAAAACGACCATTGATGTAGTCGGAAAAAATGCGATGAAGCGAGATTTTGACAAGATTTATGATTTTATCATCGTTACTCGCAATGATCATTTTCGCGGCACGGTGACTGTTAAAGATTTGATGGAAAAACTTATTGAAATTGAATTTGTTTATGCGAAACACCTGAATCCTTTATCGGAATTGCCGGGTAATCTGATGATTGAACAACAGCTTGAAACAGCACTCGAAACGAAAGACAAAAAAAACATCCTTTATTTTGATCTTGATAATTTTAAAGCGTACAATGATCTTTATGGGTTTGAAAATGGTGATCGAGTGCTTAAAGAGTTTGCCCAAATCCTAAAAACCTGTATCCCAACGGAATATTTTATCGGTCATATTGGTGGCGATGACTTTGTTGCGATTGTTCCTAAAAAGAAAACCGAACAAATCTGTCAGACCATTATTTTTGCCTTTAATAACGCCGTAACGAAGTTTTATAATCAAACGGATATTGAGCGCGGTTATATCATCACGAAAGATCGCAAAGATATTGAAGAAAACTATCCATTTCTATCGGTTTCAATAGCTGGAGTCGCCTGTGATAGCAATAAGACCATTTTTTCATTAGCCGAAACGGCCGCAAAAATAAAAAAGAAATGCAAGAAAAAACCGGGTAGTAATTATTTGATCGTTTAA
- a CDS encoding iron-containing alcohol dehydrogenase: MAASLLELRKFVIPEIIIGIDARLLINRYIAHFNAQKPMIVTDKQVQHFRWFQETIDLIHPAVEQLIFFDEITPNPKDFEAMLGADLFLSQNCDLLIAIGGGSAIDCAKCISIVASNGGNILDYEGVDEVQMPGPPLICIPTTAGSSADVSQFAIIKDTSTNIKRAIISKKVVPDLALIDPVPLMTMDPYLTGCTAMDALTHAIEAYVSNTHSALTDIHALEAIKLINQEIENAVNPQRTIETMFQLMLGSLHAGLAFSNASLGAVHAMSHALGGLLDLPHGECNSILLEHIIRFNFAAVPDRYQMIAKQLGLLVNNADASILLETIINHIILIREKLHIPATLTVARLDEMTIDYLIENALYDPCMVTNPKVLTKDEVRIIYGRILQSQK; this comes from the coding sequence ATGGCTGCATCATTATTGGAACTTAGAAAATTTGTGATCCCTGAAATCATTATCGGGATCGATGCCCGCTTACTAATTAATCGATACATCGCCCATTTCAATGCCCAAAAACCGATGATTGTAACCGATAAACAGGTTCAGCACTTTCGATGGTTTCAAGAAACCATCGATTTAATTCACCCTGCCGTTGAGCAGCTTATTTTTTTCGATGAAATCACGCCCAATCCCAAAGATTTCGAAGCGATGCTTGGCGCCGACCTCTTTTTATCCCAAAATTGCGATCTGCTGATCGCCATTGGCGGAGGCAGCGCCATTGATTGTGCCAAATGCATCAGTATCGTCGCTTCAAATGGTGGTAACATTCTTGACTACGAAGGTGTTGATGAAGTTCAAATGCCCGGTCCGCCACTGATCTGTATTCCCACCACCGCTGGATCTTCCGCTGATGTTTCGCAATTTGCCATTATCAAAGATACCTCGACAAATATCAAACGAGCAATTATCAGTAAAAAAGTAGTCCCCGACTTAGCCCTCATCGATCCCGTTCCACTGATGACCATGGACCCTTATCTAACCGGCTGTACCGCCATGGATGCGTTAACCCATGCCATTGAAGCTTACGTATCCAATACCCATTCGGCCTTAACCGATATCCATGCCTTAGAAGCCATTAAACTCATCAATCAAGAAATTGAAAACGCGGTAAATCCGCAACGAACGATTGAAACCATGTTTCAGCTAATGCTTGGTTCGCTCCATGCCGGTTTAGCTTTTTCCAATGCCAGTCTTGGTGCGGTTCATGCCATGTCCCACGCTCTGGGTGGGCTTTTAGACTTACCCCACGGCGAATGCAACAGTATTCTTCTGGAACATATTATTCGCTTTAACTTTGCTGCTGTTCCTGATCGCTATCAAATGATCGCTAAGCAACTCGGACTTTTGGTCAATAATGCGGATGCGTCTATTTTGCTGGAAACGATCATCAATCATATTATTTTAATCCGTGAAAAACTGCATATTCCAGCTACCCTGACCGTTGCCAGACTTGATGAAATGACCATTGATTATTTAATCGAAAATGCCCTTTATGATCCGTGCATGGTAACTAATCCAAAGGTTTTGACTAAAGACGAGGTGAGAATTATTTATGGACGAATCTTACAATCTCAAAAATAA
- a CDS encoding bifunctional diguanylate cyclase/phosphohydrolase: MDESYNLKNKKKITREAIIGLGENSFKKNYYSELQTKLIDLERINSRTNALIATIPDILLISTGNGQITSLKSSSDKDFAVTHAIMQNDSVMTDLHKLIKQVMENKILSTYYFSLPFNDLLHYFEVRIQMSTFDEVLIMIRDMTERVSMENKLRDLAEKDHLTHLANRRYFEMELEKVNQQSIEQLIILLFDINGLKFINDTLGHLTGDQVIISASQIISQCFSSLGIASRIGGDEFGLIIKNEPPETIENALKNLNSELKSFNQLPDSTFKLSLSYGYSYHALGTVNTDFLFQEADNNMYQNKLLKESSTRNNLVKTLMKALEAKDYVTEGHTNRMDTLATLIGHTLHLPQNIMDRIQLLTKFHDIGKVGIPDSILKKPATLTIDEWKVMKTHCKIGERIANESSELKEISHLILKHHERWDGAGYPIGLAGNNIPIECRVLSIVDSYDAMTNDRPYRAALSPDTAIKEIISCSDAQFDPKLVTIFKQVITQHLRPQ, translated from the coding sequence ATGGACGAATCTTACAATCTCAAAAATAAAAAAAAAATCACACGAGAAGCGATTATCGGACTTGGCGAAAATTCTTTCAAAAAAAATTATTATTCCGAACTCCAAACGAAACTTATCGATTTAGAACGGATCAATAGCCGTACCAACGCTTTGATCGCCACGATTCCGGATATCTTATTAATTAGTACCGGCAATGGTCAGATCACCTCACTCAAATCTTCGTCTGACAAAGATTTTGCCGTCACTCATGCGATCATGCAAAACGATAGTGTGATGACTGATTTGCATAAATTGATTAAACAGGTTATGGAAAACAAGATTTTATCAACCTATTATTTTTCACTGCCTTTCAACGATCTACTGCATTATTTTGAAGTCCGAATCCAAATGTCAACTTTCGATGAAGTTCTAATCATGATCCGGGATATGACTGAACGCGTTTCGATGGAAAATAAACTTCGCGATCTGGCCGAAAAAGATCACTTGACGCACCTTGCTAACCGTCGCTATTTTGAAATGGAACTGGAAAAAGTTAATCAACAATCGATTGAACAGTTAATCATTCTACTATTCGATATTAACGGACTTAAATTTATTAATGATACCCTCGGTCACCTAACGGGCGATCAAGTTATTATTTCCGCCAGTCAGATTATCAGTCAATGTTTTAGCTCGCTTGGTATTGCCTCACGGATCGGTGGCGATGAATTTGGCCTGATTATCAAAAACGAACCGCCTGAAACCATTGAAAACGCCCTGAAAAATTTAAACTCAGAATTAAAATCTTTTAACCAATTGCCTGACTCGACTTTTAAGCTGTCTCTTTCCTACGGCTATTCCTACCATGCTTTGGGGACTGTTAATACTGATTTCCTGTTTCAGGAAGCCGATAACAATATGTATCAAAATAAATTACTAAAAGAATCCAGCACGCGAAATAATTTAGTCAAAACCCTGATGAAAGCACTGGAAGCTAAAGATTATGTCACTGAAGGCCATACTAATCGTATGGACACCCTCGCCACCCTGATTGGTCACACCCTCCATTTGCCGCAGAATATCATGGATCGCATTCAATTGCTGACAAAATTCCATGACATCGGCAAAGTTGGTATCCCCGACAGTATCCTGAAAAAACCAGCGACTTTAACCATCGATGAGTGGAAGGTCATGAAAACCCACTGTAAAATCGGCGAACGTATTGCCAACGAATCTTCGGAGCTCAAAGAGATTTCCCATCTCATTCTAAAACACCACGAACGTTGGGACGGTGCTGGTTATCCGATCGGACTTGCCGGCAATAATATTCCCATTGAATGCCGCGTTTTATCGATTGTCGATTCCTACGATGCGATGACCAATGACCGCCCTTACCGAGCCGCACTTTCTCCGGATACCGCCATTAAAGAAATTATTTCCTGCTCTGATGCTCAGTTTGATCCCAAATTAGTAACTATCTTTAAACAAGTCATTACTCAACATCTAAGGCCACAATAA